The Gracilibacillus caseinilyticus genome segment GCTCGCATTTCGTGAGGATGGCTTAATCGAAGCTATGACAGAGCTAAATAGCAGAAAAAGTATATTAGAGAACGTCATTGTTTCGACATGTAATCGCACCGAAATTTATGCGGTCGTGGATCAACTTCATACAGGCAGATATTTCATTAAGCAATTTTTGGCTGATTGGTTTGGTATTGAGAAAGAAGTATTTGTTCCCTATATCATCTTTTATGAAAATGAAGCAGCAGTGGAGCATCTATTTCGTTTGAGCTGTGGATTAGAATCAATGGTTATGGGGGAAACACAAATTTTGGGGCAAGTGAAACAAACCTTTCTTCAAGCACAGCAGCACAAGTTGACGGGTACCATTTTTAATGAGCTGTTTAAACAAGCTATAACAATTGGTAAGAGAAGTCAACGTGATACTATGATTGGTGAAAGTGCAGTTTCTGTAAGTTATGCAGCTGTAGAATTAGCGAAAAAGATTTTCACCGACTTACAGAAAAAACACGTCGTCATCATAGGTGCTGGAAAAATGGGTGAATTAGCTGCCAAAAACCTGGTCGGGTCTGGTGCTGTGCAAGTAACAGTAGTGAACCGGACGATGGATAAGGCTGAACAATTAGCTAAACAATTTAATGGTGCAGCTAAATCAATGGATAAGCTGGAAGAGTCATTAGTTGCTGCTGATATTGTCATCAGTTCGACTGGTGCCGATCAATACATGATCACGAAAGATTTGTATCGCAAGGTAGAAAAACAGCGTAAAGGTCGTCCACTATTTTTAGTCGATATTGCTGTTCCAAGAGATTTAGATCCAGCACTGGAAGCAGTAGACAATGTCTTCCTTTATGATATTGATGACTTGCAACATGTCGTTGACAGTAATTTAGAAGCTAGAAAAGAAGCAGCAGAAGAAGTGGAACTTTGGATCGAAGAAGCAATTGTTGCATTTAATGAATGGTTACAAACATTAGGTGTTGTACCAGTTATTACAGCGTTACGTGAACAAGCGCTCGAGATTCAAAAAGAAACCATGAAAAGTATAGAACGCAAAATGCCTAACTTAACAGATCGTGAACGCAAAGTATTGAATAAGCATACGAAAAGTATAGTGAATCAACTATTGAAACAACCGATATTGCAAGCAAAAGAATTAGCAGGTCAAAAAAATGCGGAGCAATCATTATCATTATTTATGCAAATTTTTGACATCGAAGATTTAGTGAACGAAAACGTTCAAAAAACGGAAGATGATAAAGTTATTACCTTTGATAAAAAGAAGGAGAAAATGATACAAAAACTACAAAATGTGTCTACACATTAATTGGGTGGTTTTCCCTTTATGTTGGCTGAACGAATTATTCATGAGTGCATGTTGATGTTATACGGCTTAAGTGTCATATTTTATTTTATAGATTTTCTTTACCAAAACCGGAAAGCAAACCAAATTGCTTTCTGGTTGCTTTCTGTTGTTTGGATTCTTCAAACCATTTTTTTATTAACGGAGATATGGCAAAATTCCAGTTTGCCAATTCAGACATTGCATGATGGTTTATATACGTATACATGGATCATTATTACGTTCTCACTAGTGGTACATCGATTTTTTCAACTTGAATTTTTTATGTTTTTTATGAGTGTGTTTGGATTCTTCTTTATGATTGTGCATACATTGCAATCAGTGAGACTGACTGATTCCAATCAAATTCCGATGGTATTGAATGAAATGTTATTTGCACATATCGTACTGGCCTTGCTATCCTATGGATTATTTACGATTTCGTTTATTTTAGCTTGTTTATATTTTATGCAATATCAGTTATTAAAACGAAAAATAGGGTATAAATGGTTAAGGAGATTCCAAGACTTGGAAGGATTAGAAAAGCGTGCTTTTCATCTGATTGTACTTGCTGAACCGATGTTAATACTGTCCATCATTTTAGGTGTTGTCTGGGCTTATATGACGGGGACGGAGTTTTATTGGGGCGACAGTAAGACAATCGGTTCCATACTTGTTTTTATTATTTATGCAGGTTACTTGTATATTCGGATTAAACAAGGGTATCGTGGCAAGAAGATATTAACATGGAACATTATCGCTTTTCTGATGTTATTAATTAATTTCTTTTTATTTAACAGTTTATCGAACTTTCATATGTAAATTTGGATCAAGGGGGCGTCATGAATGCGCAAAATAGTCGTAGGTTCAAGAAGGAGTAATTTAGCATTAACACAATCGGAATGGGTGATTGAGCAGTTACAAGAACACGCTGGTGATCAATATCAGTTCGAAATCAAAAAAATCGTAACTAAAGGAGATCAAATTCTTAATGTTACGTTATCGAAAGTCGGCGGAAAAGGTCTTTTTGTTAAAGAAATTGAGAATGCTATGTATGACAAAGAGATTGATTTTGCTGTTCATAGTATGAAGGATATGCCTGCAGTCATGCCAGAAGGATTAATCATCGGCTCCATTCCGGTACGTGAAGATCACCGCGATGCCTTTATTTCCAATAATCATGTTGCCTTTAAGGATTTACCTGCAGGAGCGGTGATAGGGACAAGCAGTTTGAGAAGAGGATCACAAATTTTAGCAGCACGTCCTGATTTGGATATTCAGTGGATTAGAGGGAATATCGAAACTCGTATGCGCAAGTTAAAAGAAGAAAACTTTGATGCGATTATTTTAGCTGCAGCTGGGCTGAAACGGATGAACTGGAGCGAGAATATCGTGACCGAATATCTGGAACCTGAAGTTTGTGTGCCTGCTGTCGGTCAAGGTGCGTTAGCGATTGAATGTCGCGAAGATGATAAGGAATTATTGCAATTGCTTACTAAAATAAATGACGATTATACAACCAAAACCGTCACAGCTGAACGAACTTTCTTGCATTTACTTAATGGTGGCTGTTCCGTTCCAATCGGAGGTTATGCTTATCTGAATGGAGATAATGTTATATTAACAGCAATGGTTGCCAGCACGGATGGAAAAACTGTCTTGAAAGAAACGGTAACTGGTACGGATCCTGATCAAGTTGGAAAAGAGGCAGCAGAGAAACTCCAGGCACGTGGTGCACAATATTTAGTCGACGAAGCGATCGAGGAGAACCAGGAATGACCAAGCCTTTAACAGGCAAAAGAATAATGGTGACGAGGGAAGCGAAACAAGCGCTTCCTTTAGTCTATTTACTGGAATCTTACGGTGCTAGTTGTGAGAGAGTTCCTCTTCTCCTTTTTGAAAGATGTTTATCGAAAGGTAATCAAAAAATCATGCAGCAAATTAGTCAATTTGATTGGCTTTTCTTCACTAGTGTGAATACCGTACGTTTCTTTGATCAATACGTAAAAGAATTTGATCTGAAAATTGATCAAAAAATTGCTGCGGTCGGTGAGAAAACCGCTCAACTTCTTGAAGAGCTTGGATATCCTGTCGATTTTATTCCTTCTATTTTTGATGGGAGTACAATGGTTCACGAATTTCATCAACTTGTTTCATCCCCTCATATTGCTTTATTATGTGGGAGTAACGCAAGGAGAGAGATTCCTAAACAATTACAACGACAAGGTCTTTCTTTTGAAAAAATAGTGATTTATCGTACAATAAAAAATAAAGAAGTAATACCATTGCTTCAGGAAAAAGCGACAGAAATGGATGCTGTATTTTTTACAAGTCCATCAACGGTAAAGGCTTTTCATGAATTCTTACCTGCTTCGCTTTTGGAACAAGTAAAGGAAAAAGCGACAGCTGTTGCCATTGGTACGACAACGAGCGAGGCGCTTGAAAAGTATGCTTTTCGTCATATCATTTATCCTGAAACATTTACAATTGAAAATATGGTAGCTACTTATATTGAATACATAAGAGAAGGTGATAAATAATGTCTACAACACCATTTGATCGCCATCGTCGCTTACGTTCTTCCAGCGTTATGCGCCGATTCGTTCGTGAAACAGAATTACAAGTAAATGATTTAGTTTATCCGTTATTTGTCGTCGAAGGAGACCAAATCAAAAACGAAGTCTCCTCTATGCCAGGTGTTTATCAGGTATCCCTCGATTACTTGGATGAAGAGATTGATGAATTACTGAAATTAGGTATCCCGTCTGTTCTTTTATTCGGTATACCGAAAGAAAAAGACGAAGTTGGCTCAGGTGCATATGATCCAGATGGAATTGTTCAAGTAGCAATTCGTCAAATTAAAGCAAAAACGGATCAGCTACTCGTGATCGCCGATACATGTTTATGTGAGTACACATCACATGGCCATTGTGGAGTCATTGAACATGGAGATGTAGATAATGATAAATCATTACCTTTACACGTAAAAACGGCTGTAACACAAGCTGAAGCTGGGGCAGATATTATCGCACCATCGAACATGATGGATGGCTTTGTAACAGAAATTCGTGAAGGCTTAGATGAAGAAGGGTATACGAATATTCCGATTATGTCCTATGCAGTCAAGTATGCCTCTGCATTTTATGGGCCGTTCCGTGATGCAGCTGATAGTACGCCACAGTTTGGGGATAGAAAAACGTATCAGATGGATCCTTCTAATCGATTAGAAGCAATCAGAGAAGCCACGTCTGATATGGCAGAAGGAGCAGATTTCTTAATTGTAAAGCCAGCTCTTTCTTATATGGATATAATACGAGAAGTAAAGAACGAATTTCCTGTACCAGTTGTAGCCTACAATGTTAGTGGGGAATACTCAATGGTAAAAGCAGCCAGTCTCAATGGATGGGTTGATGAACAAGCGATAGTACTAGAGAAGCTGACTGCGATGAAACGGGCTGGAGCGGATATCATTATTACGTATTTTGCGAAAGATGTAGCAAAATGGTTACAAGAAAAATAAGGAGGCGATCATGATGCGAGAAAATCAAAAATCTGTTGATGCATATAAAGAGTCGGTGGAATTAATGCCAGGTGGTGTCAATTCACCAGTGCGAGCTTTCAAATCAGTAGGAATGAATCCTATTTATATGGATTACGGAAAAGGATCAAAAATTTACGACATTGATGGCAATGAATACATTGATTATGTGCTAAGCTGGGGTCCGTTAATTTTGGGTCATGCAGATGATCGAGTAGTCACTAAATTAAAAGAGGTGGCTGAAAAAGGAACAAGCTTTGGCGCACCGACTTTATTAGAGAATGAATTAGCACAATTAGTGATTGATCGTGTTCCTTCCATTGAGATGGTACGAATGGTTAATTCCGGTACAGAAGCAACAATGAGTGCATTACGTCTGGCACGAGGCTATACAGGAAAAAATAAAATCCTTAAATTTGAAGGGAATTATCATGGTCATGGGGATTCTCTATTAATAAAAGCAGGGTCTGGTGTAGCGACATTAGGTTTACCTGACAGTCCTGGAGTACCTGAAAGTGTTGCACAGCATACAATTACAGTGCCATATAATGATATCGAAAGCGTTCGGTATGCATTTGAACAATTTGGAGATGACATTGCGGCTGTGATTGTTGAACCTGTTTCTGGTAATATGGGAGTTGTTCCGCCGAAGGACGACTTTTTACAAATATTACGTGATATCACTAACCAGTACCAATCCTTGTTGATCTTTGATGAAGTAATGACGGGATTCCGAGTTGACTACCATTGTGCCCAGGGATATTTCGAGGTGACCCCTGATTTAACTTGTTTAGGAAAAGTTATAGGTGGAGGTCTACCCGTTGGCGCTTATGGCGGAAAGCGTGAAATCATGGAATGTATTGCCCCGGTTGGTGATATTTATCAAGCTGGAACATTATCTGGTAATCCGCTTGCTATGACAGCAGGTCTGGAAACATTAAAAGCAATGGATCGTTCTTCTTATGATGATATCAATACGAAAGTAGACCGTTTAATCGAAGGATATAGACTGGCTGCAGATAAATATAATATTCCTCTGCAAATTAATCGAGCTGGATCAATGGTAGGTATCTTCTTCGCAAACGAGCCTGTGATTAATTATGAGACAGCTTCTAAATCGAACACAGAAGCGTTTGCCACCTATTACCGGACAATGGCAGAAGAAGGCATATTCCTTCCACCTTCTCAATTCGAAGGTCTGTTCCTGTCTATATCTCATACAGACGCAGACATTGAAAAAACAATCGCAGCAGTCGAAAAAGCATTTCAAAAATTATCATAACCCGAAAAGCTTACAGGCCCACATAGGCTTGTAAGTTTTTTTCATGAGGTAAGAAAGTATAAAATCACTGTCATAAAGATGTTAAAGATGTACTATAGAGGTAGATCAAGATTTTTTAAAAACTGGCTACCTATAATATGGATTATGTAAACTAACCATTACTAACCAAGCATCCATATTGAAATATTTAATGTGCTAAGATACCGCTTCAGCCAACCACTCCGCGTCCTGCGGGGCACGGCTGAAGCTAACTTTGTGAAGAAGGGCACTTCACAAAGTGGATCTTCAGCACCTGCATGTCCCGCGGGAGTCTCCGTGGTTGGCCTACGCTATGGTACTTGTTCTACAACAAATGCATGAGGTAGCATATTGGTCTTCTAACAATATGAACTATAAAAAATAAGCATCTACACCTTAGTAAATAGAATGCCTAGTACCATTGCTTTTAGCTGTTCCTATTGTTGTAGAACTTCTCTCAAGCGTAGAAAATAGGCGGAGACTCCTCATGCGTCAGCGCGAGCTGAAGATCCACTTTGTAAAGAAAAGAATTTTCTTTACAAAGTTAGCTGAAGCCGTGCCCCACAGGACGCGGAGCCAATTTCCGGAGCTTTGTTACGTAGATAAAACATGTCAAAATGGCCAACTTGTCATACAGTGGTAGTTTACATAATCCATATTATGGGTAGCTATGATTTAAACGGCTGATAAGAATTTCGCTGTTCGTTCTGCGGTGTTATACAACTTCTATTTGTCAAGCTTGCATATTTTTCTTCCTCACAACATATAGTTTAATGAAATGCTAGTACGCCTTAGCTAAGCAAAAGGAAGGGGGAAGTGCTTTGCAAGAAGCCTTTACATTTAATATTCATGAAGTGGTTGCATTTGAGAATGAACAGCAGATCAAGGAAATGTTAGGGATAGGTCTGGAACCTGTTATATCAATGGAGGAACTAGGTAATACACTCTCGATTAGAGGTGTGATGGAACTTAAAGGAGAATATATTAAAAGCGATACACCGGATCTTAGGGTGGAAGAACCGGTGAACGGCAATTATGTCGAACGAGTAGAATCGTTATCAGATGAAGTGAATGAGTTTTTTCATAAATTTCTCATTGATGTCTCTGTCCCGCTCGATCGTATTGCATCTTTAGATGATGTGTTTATAGAAGTCGATCACTTCGATTATAATTTGGACGCTGTCAATGAAATGACGATTGAGGCAACATTAGCTATTCATGGCTTGCAAGAACCACAACCGGAACCTGCAGTAGAAGAAGAGAGAGAGTTTACAGAAGAAACGGAATTGCTAGCTTTTGAAGAAAACCGATTCGATGAGCAGACAGAAGATGCAGCAGAGACGTTTCATTTAGAAATGGATGAAGAAGATCTCGAATCAACTGAAGAAGAAGAAAAAGAAGAGGAAAAAGTGGTACCTATCACAAGCGTTCGAGCAATGCAGGAGGGTGAAGATCAAGAAATAGAAGACAGTCACGCTCAAGAGGATGATGTATCAGCTGAGGAAGAGGATTTTGAAGAAGAAGAGGAAAAATTACATGTGAAAACCAGAAACGAGCCTCAAGATGAGACATCCTATTTGTTAAACGTTTTTGCGGATGAAGAAGCCTCGAGCTATACGAGGTTGAAACTTTATATTGTACAGCCAGATGACCAAATTCATACTATTGCCGAACGATATCAACTTTCATCTAAACACATTATGAGAGTAAATCGTTTAGAAGATGAAGATGTTTCAGCTGGACAATTGATTTATATTCCGGTTCCTACTGAAGAATAATTTGTTAGTCCCTTGGTAGCTTGTCAAGGGATTTTTTATTTGATGAATCAGAAATGGAGGGTTTGCCGATGGAATGGTCACAATTATTGCAATCATATCAATTGCAGCCAGAGTCAATTGAGCAAATAACAGACCGTCTATACAAAATTGAAGCCGATCATCAACAATATGCGTTAAAGCATGCGAGGCTGTTACCAGAAGACGTCGGAAGGTGGCAGGCAATCCAACAATATATTCAGGAAAAAAAGATATTTGGTTTTGTACCTGTCTATTATACTGTCCACCAGCAGCCGTTTGTGGAAGACAACGGAGATATTTATTATCTGATGCCATGGGTTAACCGGGAAATTTCAGACCAGCCAATAGATGAATATGCAACAGCTATTCACACAATTGGCAAGTTGCATGCAGCAACGATGGATTATCATAAGATTGATGCGGTTAAACAAAATCGGAGAACATTAGAAAAACAATTTGAGCAGGAGCTTACTTACTGTCGTGAACAAATGCTGCAATATGTTCGCTTTTTTGAAGCAAAACGATTCATGGCACCCGCAGAATTACAAATATGCATGTATTATCGTGACATGGAGCAATTATTTAATAAAATGGAAGAGTGGCAAGAGATTTATTTAGACAGGATGGAAGAAACCGATCAGATGAAATACACGTTATGTCATGGAAATGTAAAACCATCCCATTATATGATTACGGGAATGAATACTTATTTATTAAATTGGGAGTATGCATTAATGACTTCGCCGACTTATGATTTAGTATCGTATTATCAATATTTATTCCGGTTTCATGACTGTGACATGGATAAAATCACAGAATCATTTTCAGTATATTGCCGATATATAGATTTATCAGACTATGAGAAAGCATTGCTTGTATTGCAACTGTTGTCACCCCATAACTGGTTTCAATCTATGTCGGACACCCTTCAGCCTAGAAGGGGCACAAGTAATGTAAGAAAGTCCATTGAAATCGAAAAAGAGTTCCGTAAACTGTTTCACGGCTTCCAAATGCAAGAATATATCTACCAGACACTGAAAACGGACCCTGTAGATGAATTAGGTTAAATCCATTCCAATTGAAAGGCGAGCAGGATACCAATTAATATCCCTAATAATAAAACATCAAAGGTTGTAGGGAAAAATACGGTGCGAATCCCTTGAAATACGACGATTGGTAAAATACAACGCTCACAGATTAAGATCCATTCTCTCGCCCAAGGAGGTAGACGGTATCGATAATAACGTGCCACGATATCACCTCATTTTCATTATATTTTTGTTATATTCTAGCTTATGCAGTCAAAGTGGAATCGTACCCCATATTTATTAATCGAATTTTGAAATAAACGGAAAGAACTACATCATTCATGTTAGCCGAGTGATAAATAAGGGGTTCGCACGCTAAGTTAAAATACTTAGTTCAAAATTAGTAAAAAAGTATTTTTTTTGCAGGAAAATTGATTTTTTTATCGAATATATATTATTAGAATATATTAATCAAAGAAGTCTCTATCGGATGCGTATAAGAGGTTGTCTTCAATATGAGAAGTAGCATAAATTTATTTAATTTAATTATTTCCCAGTATTATCATACGCTGACAATGGCAGACAAGCATCACTGTATTAAATTCAATTTTTCTGGATGTTACAAAAGAATCATCTGTTTTGGAATGCGTTGCTGAATAGTAGATACAGCAAGGATTCTGCACTATCATTCAAATGTATAACAAAGTGTATAAACAGGTTTATTGTAATGAATTTTGCTAATTCATCACCTAATTAGCAAATAGTAAAAAAGCGGTATGTTTCTATATTTACTGAATATAATTTACTAATTACAAATGTTGTTTATATTACTGTTCGTTTTGTTGGGCTGCTGTGGTATTGCAATTCGTTCAAGGTGTTTTCGTGTAGCATGCATAATCAGAAAAAGGCAAACCTATTGCAAGATAGGGACGCAAAGTTCCAGGTCCGTTCATTTATCCAATACGGACGGCTGAGCTGCCTGAAATACAGATTTGTATTTTAGGAGGAGAAAGATTATGGAATCGAAGTTAAATGTGGATTATGAATGGATCTATCTAATGCTGAAAGCGAAAGAGATTGGTTGTACAACAGAAGAAATAAAAGAATTTCTGACAAAGAAAATGCCAGAGAAATGTGTGGAACAGTATTAGACCTAGAAAACCCTATGTGACATAGGGTTTTTATTTTTGTGAAAAGGGTATAGCATATTAGACGCTTATACGTATCATTTGCTATACTAAAAATGATACGTATTGAGTACATATCTAGTCAAAAGTGAGATAAACTATCATAGTTTAGCAATGATATCGACAGGAAAGGAATGATTAGATGACAGTGAAGAAACCAAAAATCGTAGTACTAGGTGCAGGTTATGCCGGTATGATGACAACGAAACGACTTACGCAACAATTCTCTCCTGAAGAAGTGGATATTACATTAGTTAACAAGCATAATTATCATTACCAGACGACATGGCTGCATGAAGTAGCAGCTGGTACGATTGATGTAAACCGCTCCAGGATTATGATCTCTGATGTGATTAATACTAGACATGTAAACTTTGTACATGACACCGTTAAGCAAATTAATAAAGATGACAAAACGGTTGAATTGGAAAATGGTACACTTAGCTATGATTTTCTTGTGATCGGTTTAGGCTTTGAGAAAGCTACCTTTGGCATTCCAGGTATGGAAGAGCATGCATTCTCCATTCAGAGTGTAGATAAGAGTCGTATGATTCGTGACCATATTGAATATCAATTCTCACGTTATCGAAATGAACAAGATCC includes the following:
- the hemA gene encoding glutamyl-tRNA reductase — translated: MHIITAGINYKTAPVEVREMLAFREDGLIEAMTELNSRKSILENVIVSTCNRTEIYAVVDQLHTGRYFIKQFLADWFGIEKEVFVPYIIFYENEAAVEHLFRLSCGLESMVMGETQILGQVKQTFLQAQQHKLTGTIFNELFKQAITIGKRSQRDTMIGESAVSVSYAAVELAKKIFTDLQKKHVVIIGAGKMGELAAKNLVGSGAVQVTVVNRTMDKAEQLAKQFNGAAKSMDKLEESLVAADIVISSTGADQYMITKDLYRKVEKQRKGRPLFLVDIAVPRDLDPALEAVDNVFLYDIDDLQHVVDSNLEARKEAAEEVELWIEEAIVAFNEWLQTLGVVPVITALREQALEIQKETMKSIERKMPNLTDRERKVLNKHTKSIVNQLLKQPILQAKELAGQKNAEQSLSLFMQIFDIEDLVNENVQKTEDDKVITFDKKKEKMIQKLQNVSTH
- a CDS encoding cytochrome C assembly family protein, coding for MLAERIIHECMLMLYGLSVIFYFIDFLYQNRKANQIAFWLLSVVWILQTIFLLTEIWQNSSLPIQTLHDGLYTYTWIIITFSLVVHRFFQLEFFMFFMSVFGFFFMIVHTLQSVRLTDSNQIPMVLNEMLFAHIVLALLSYGLFTISFILACLYFMQYQLLKRKIGYKWLRRFQDLEGLEKRAFHLIVLAEPMLILSIILGVVWAYMTGTEFYWGDSKTIGSILVFIIYAGYLYIRIKQGYRGKKILTWNIIAFLMLLINFFLFNSLSNFHM
- the hemC gene encoding hydroxymethylbilane synthase, which codes for MRKIVVGSRRSNLALTQSEWVIEQLQEHAGDQYQFEIKKIVTKGDQILNVTLSKVGGKGLFVKEIENAMYDKEIDFAVHSMKDMPAVMPEGLIIGSIPVREDHRDAFISNNHVAFKDLPAGAVIGTSSLRRGSQILAARPDLDIQWIRGNIETRMRKLKEENFDAIILAAAGLKRMNWSENIVTEYLEPEVCVPAVGQGALAIECREDDKELLQLLTKINDDYTTKTVTAERTFLHLLNGGCSVPIGGYAYLNGDNVILTAMVASTDGKTVLKETVTGTDPDQVGKEAAEKLQARGAQYLVDEAIEENQE
- a CDS encoding uroporphyrinogen-III synthase, which translates into the protein MTKPLTGKRIMVTREAKQALPLVYLLESYGASCERVPLLLFERCLSKGNQKIMQQISQFDWLFFTSVNTVRFFDQYVKEFDLKIDQKIAAVGEKTAQLLEELGYPVDFIPSIFDGSTMVHEFHQLVSSPHIALLCGSNARREIPKQLQRQGLSFEKIVIYRTIKNKEVIPLLQEKATEMDAVFFTSPSTVKAFHEFLPASLLEQVKEKATAVAIGTTTSEALEKYAFRHIIYPETFTIENMVATYIEYIREGDK
- the hemB gene encoding porphobilinogen synthase — translated: MSTTPFDRHRRLRSSSVMRRFVRETELQVNDLVYPLFVVEGDQIKNEVSSMPGVYQVSLDYLDEEIDELLKLGIPSVLLFGIPKEKDEVGSGAYDPDGIVQVAIRQIKAKTDQLLVIADTCLCEYTSHGHCGVIEHGDVDNDKSLPLHVKTAVTQAEAGADIIAPSNMMDGFVTEIREGLDEEGYTNIPIMSYAVKYASAFYGPFRDAADSTPQFGDRKTYQMDPSNRLEAIREATSDMAEGADFLIVKPALSYMDIIREVKNEFPVPVVAYNVSGEYSMVKAASLNGWVDEQAIVLEKLTAMKRAGADIIITYFAKDVAKWLQEK
- the hemL gene encoding glutamate-1-semialdehyde 2,1-aminomutase produces the protein MRENQKSVDAYKESVELMPGGVNSPVRAFKSVGMNPIYMDYGKGSKIYDIDGNEYIDYVLSWGPLILGHADDRVVTKLKEVAEKGTSFGAPTLLENELAQLVIDRVPSIEMVRMVNSGTEATMSALRLARGYTGKNKILKFEGNYHGHGDSLLIKAGSGVATLGLPDSPGVPESVAQHTITVPYNDIESVRYAFEQFGDDIAAVIVEPVSGNMGVVPPKDDFLQILRDITNQYQSLLIFDEVMTGFRVDYHCAQGYFEVTPDLTCLGKVIGGGLPVGAYGGKREIMECIAPVGDIYQAGTLSGNPLAMTAGLETLKAMDRSSYDDINTKVDRLIEGYRLAADKYNIPLQINRAGSMVGIFFANEPVINYETASKSNTEAFATYYRTMAEEGIFLPPSQFEGLFLSISHTDADIEKTIAAVEKAFQKLS
- a CDS encoding LysM peptidoglycan-binding domain-containing protein codes for the protein MQEAFTFNIHEVVAFENEQQIKEMLGIGLEPVISMEELGNTLSIRGVMELKGEYIKSDTPDLRVEEPVNGNYVERVESLSDEVNEFFHKFLIDVSVPLDRIASLDDVFIEVDHFDYNLDAVNEMTIEATLAIHGLQEPQPEPAVEEEREFTEETELLAFEENRFDEQTEDAAETFHLEMDEEDLESTEEEEKEEEKVVPITSVRAMQEGEDQEIEDSHAQEDDVSAEEEDFEEEEEKLHVKTRNEPQDETSYLLNVFADEEASSYTRLKLYIVQPDDQIHTIAERYQLSSKHIMRVNRLEDEDVSAGQLIYIPVPTEE
- a CDS encoding phosphotransferase, with translation MEWSQLLQSYQLQPESIEQITDRLYKIEADHQQYALKHARLLPEDVGRWQAIQQYIQEKKIFGFVPVYYTVHQQPFVEDNGDIYYLMPWVNREISDQPIDEYATAIHTIGKLHAATMDYHKIDAVKQNRRTLEKQFEQELTYCREQMLQYVRFFEAKRFMAPAELQICMYYRDMEQLFNKMEEWQEIYLDRMEETDQMKYTLCHGNVKPSHYMITGMNTYLLNWEYALMTSPTYDLVSYYQYLFRFHDCDMDKITESFSVYCRYIDLSDYEKALLVLQLLSPHNWFQSMSDTLQPRRGTSNVRKSIEIEKEFRKLFHGFQMQEYIYQTLKTDPVDELG
- the sinI gene encoding DNA-binding anti-repressor SinI, producing MESKLNVDYEWIYLMLKAKEIGCTTEEIKEFLTKKMPEKCVEQY